The DNA window TAATTCCGGAGTCAAAATTTTTCTGAAGAACTGTTGCAGCTAAATGCATAGTAACTAAGATCAGAACTCAGATGGAACGTCGATGCTGTGCAACTGTATTGTTCTAGCATGTTGTATACTAATCAACTGATTCAATCCTTGTTAACAATGCAGATTGGTCCAGACCAGATTGAAGCTCTGTATCAGTATGCCAAATTTCAGTTTGAGTGTGGTAATTACTCAGGGGCTGCTGACTACTTGTACCAGTATCGTGCTTTGTGCACAAACAGTGAGAGGAGTGTGAGTGCCCTTTGGGGAAAGCTGGCAGCAGAAATCCTGATGCAGAACTGGGATGTAGCTTTGGAAGAACTTAACCGCTTGAAGGAGATAATTGATTCAAAGGTTTTCCTCTTAACGCTTTATACTTTGTTCTTTGTTGTTTATCTACATTATATTACTAACTTGTTTTGTTCCTGTTTTTTTTTGGCAGAACTTCTCATCACCTCTGAATCAGCTCCAGAACAGGATATGGCTGATGCATTGGGCTCTCTTCATCTTCTTCAACCATGAAAATGGTAGAAATGGGATCATTGATCTGTTCTTCCAGGACAGGTTTGTATGTTAAAATCTAAAATGACATAGTTCCATTGTCTTATGTTGCAACAAACTTACAGATGGTAGCATTCTGGCATAGTAGTTTAGAAAGTAGCAACAGTGAGACAAACATTGGAAAATTCTTCCAAATATCTGCATTGCAGTCTAGATGCTCATAAATCTTTTGATTCAATAGTCAGTGAAGGCATCGTTTTCTGTTGAGAGAGTAACCTCTTGAATGTATCAATGCACGGAAATATAGAACTAAGTTGTTTATAGGCTTTGAATAGCTTGTTTTTGGGAAATCTAATCTTGATTCAAAATTATTCTCTTACTGTGTACTTTTACTGGTACAGCAATCCTGTTCGATGTTGGTACTATTTTCTTCTTTGATATGGCGTTAAGGTTAAATTCTCAGGAGTCAATTTGCCTACTCACTTGTTTCTTGCCCAGGTACTTGAATGCTATTCAGACAAATGCACACCATCTCCTGAGATACCTAGCTACTGCAGTTGTTGTGAacaaaaggagaaggaatatgCTTAAAGAGCTGATTAAAGTCATTCAGCAGGAGCAGCATAGCTACAAGGACCCCATAACGGAATTTCTGGAATGCTTATATGTCAACTATGATTTTGATGGTGCTCAACAGAAACTCATGGAGTGCGAGCAGGTAACTTCAAGGATGGTTTTCTCAATTTTTATCGCCAGAAATTTTTGAACTTAAATGTGTGCTTCTCGGGATATAGAAAATCTTTAAAGACAATGAATCATTTTCTTTGCAAAACATCATTCTTTTGTATGTCGCCCAGGTAAAATGTTTTGTCCATTCCAAGTTTAGTATCTTAGATGTATCATACATTCCAGGAATCTCAGCATGCTGAAGCTGTATAGTAATATATCCTATTTGAATAATTTAAATGAGCTAGGATTCTGAGGGCTTATAATATGCTTGTCTGCATTGCTGTCCCAACAATACGCAATGATCATTTTATGATATGCTGTCAAACAACCTAATGTACCTTCTTTATGTTTAAATGTGTACTTTTCTAGATTATTTTGAATGATCCTTTCCTGGGAAAGCGCATTGAAGAAGGAAATTTCGTCACTGTCCCTTTGAGAGATGAGTTCCTTGAAAGTGCTCGTCTGTTTATTTTTGAGACTTACTGCCGTATTCATCGGTGCATTGATATCGGGTATGTTCTTTTTTCTGACAGTTCATTACAATGGCATGGAAAATATCTCTTGCAATAATTATTTAGTGGGAACACAATCATAAAGTCTGGGCATGCTTTCTGTTAGGAATTGTTTGTCACTCCACCGGTTCTGTACCTACTTTTTGATTGGATTATTCTGTAGTATATTGGTAGCTTAAATCAGATCCTGTTGTTAACCACAAATGTATTGTCCTAAGGGATAGTAAATAACAATGTGTTCTGTGCAGTTTGGGAAGCAGCATTTGTTTTGTTGACTAGAACCTGTTGGTTTGCATTCTATTCTATGGACCATATAGGAACTTGGCTGTTAACATTCTAACATGTTCCTGTTATGTTATTGGAATGGACAGCATGCTTGCACAGAAGC is part of the Panicum hallii strain FIL2 chromosome 2, PHallii_v3.1, whole genome shotgun sequence genome and encodes:
- the LOC112881980 gene encoding eukaryotic translation initiation factor 3 subunit E-like isoform X3, giving the protein MAEHDLTALLAAQMDRHLVFPLLEFLQERQLYSEPEILEAKIRLLSGTNMVDYAMDIHKSLHGTDDVPEDMVRRRAEVVSRLRSLEEAAAPLVTFLQNPQLVQELRPDKQYNIHMLQDRYQIGPDQIEALYQYAKFQFECGNYSGAADYLYQYRALCTNSERSVSALWGKLAAEILMQNWDVALEELNRLKEIIDSKNFSSPLNQLQNRIWLMHWALFIFFNHENGRNGIIDLFFQDRYLNAIQTNAHHLLRYLATAVVVNKRRRNMLKELIKVIQQEQHSYKDPITEFLECLYVNYDFDGAQQKLMECEQIILNDPFLGKRIEEGNFVTVPLRDEFLESARLFIFETYCRIHRCIDIGMLAQKLNMSYDEAELWIMNLVRSSKLDARIDSVSGTLMMMTNHVNVHEQIIESLKGLNMRTYMLAKNIVEPTQAAQQAAR
- the LOC112881980 gene encoding eukaryotic translation initiation factor 3 subunit E-like isoform X1, which gives rise to MAEHDLTALLAAQMDRHLVFPLLEFLQERQLYSEPEILEAKIRLLSGTNMVDYAMDIHKSLHGTDDVPEDMVRRRAEVVSRLRSLEEAAAPLVTFLQNPQLVQELRPDKQYNIHMLQDRYQIGPDQIEALYQYAKFQFECGNYSGAADYLYQYRALCTNSERSVSALWGKLAAEILMQNWDVALEELNRLKEIIDSKNFSSPLNQLQNRIWLMHWALFIFFNHENGRNGIIDLFFQDRYLNAIQTNAHHLLRYLATAVVVNKRRRNMLKELIKVIQQEQHSYKDPITEFLECLYVNYDFDGAQQKLMECEQIILNDPFLGKRIEEGNFVTVPLRDEFLESARLFIFETYCRIHRCIDIGMLAQKLNMSYDEAELWIMNLVRSSKLDARIDSVSGTLMMMTNHVNVHEQIIESLKVLASPDDLHLGGNLLDGQIPESLAGQYLSLGGPGAKYKMKILYVENYK